In the Caenorhabditis elegans chromosome X genome, one interval contains:
- the snf-12 gene encoding Sodium-dependent transporter snf-12 (Confirmed by transcript evidence) — MNGEWKSALRLQIEALAKRNELHRKSSVDEIKKRTVDMDKRIVKLRELVGSSANDAALFYLECVCHADETERLLNRGSSVGKEKKWKKVKRKTSSSVAPPLSRTISSLPGVSSPDVIQTIDVSALEDQTPQRPHWWDQFQLYRRTDLLRFSKQNDRRELWRTQKDFFLSCLGFMVGVGHTMRFPAKVYQHGGGVFFIPYLFSLIFFGLPLVFLHLSLGQYTGQAANTAFQRLMPIGSGVGWALVVIAIPVAVYYNIIVAWAIHYFFQSAKGLLLGDELPWETCRDEWQLDNRCCNLHNLHSCFNSTNSITAPEAFFHSEVLSLSTFGDFALGPLQSHLVLSLAAAWLLVFFGVFKGLGSIAQTMNVTATVPYLLLSILLLRGISLPGANKGLTFLFTVDSTKLWKWQIWKSAAEQVFYELGIDAGPLISMAAFSRYRNNIYRDSVLLVIMDALTSCLSGMVIFSFVGFIASESNSNVNDVLKHDPLYLSFTVYPGVTSFMYWGGLWATLFFGMLVLAAIDAEFAWLEMIASAFMNHFSMKNKAVENRLLAFLCLAGFFLGLPLCAQGGIFVFHAIENLNANWNSFSLALLSVAIVCYVYGIDNYLTDISAMLRVPRIQISKATRLKEKLIYFFGPGGIYIKFSLCFICPVILTVLLVASVLGYQRISFAGRPIPIDYEIVAWIVMIGPLLVVPLVAFMQIRQIRNEGKLLKSLFDTSEWRESQDDSLEPKDLYMRQSGKFESPPNRRRTPTIFTHRENTYMYIDSRGPTVRSRVFPLGASLDPYGWKAGRLRDRQQQIEETASNYSEEDSATTNSFMASTVKHNDDMELTLFGSPPAILGDDEKIMTTRFSESMPVNYKCRNVEVPRIPNKLPQNMERMARKTRKKRSSPSASDPPVPTSPLPPPPKLQHCRSEPPMMNSKESHSPEIITPGDDSPSISNSSDDSSDDCFRRATVIRRKTSDDDAFTHFSTATAESISITPLDFPRQRSLSSVAIYDQEQKNGRSKVLSQLKRPKPIDMPPK, encoded by the exons ATGAACGGAGAATGGAAATCAGCTCTCCGATTGCAAATCGAGGCACTCGCCAAAAGAAACGAATTGCACCGTAAATCATCAGTTGACGAGATTAAGAAGCGAACGGTAGATATGGACAAGCGAATTGTCAAACTTCGAGAACTTGTTGGTTCAAGTGCTAATGACGCTGCCCTATTTTATTTGGAGTGTGTATGCCATGCAGACGAAACAGAACGTCTTTTAAACCGAGgaagttcagtgggaaaagagaagaaatggaaaaaggtGAAGCGAAAAACAAGCTCATCAGTAGCTCCGCCATTATCCCGAACAATATCGTCCCTTCCAGGTGTG tcatctCCTGATGTTATTCAAACTATTGATGTATCAGCCCTTGAAGACCAAACGCCTCAACGTCCGCACTGGTGGGACCAATTTCAATTGTACAGACGAACAGACTTACTTCGGTTTTCCAAGCAAAATGATCGACGGGAGCTGTGGAGAACGCAGAAAGATTTCTTCCTCTCTTGCCTTGGATTCATGGTTGGAGTCGGGCACACTATGCGGTTTCCAGCAAAAGTCTATCAGCATGGTGGAGGCGTTTTCTTTATCCCGTACCTGTTTTcgctaatattttttggtcttCCATTAGTATTTTTGCACTTATCATTAGGTCAGTATACTGGACAGGCAGCTAATACAGCGTTTCAGAGATTGATGCCAATTGGATCAG GAGTTGGTTGGGCTTTGGTTGTGATTGCAATTCCGGTAGCGGTTTATTACAATATTATTGTGGCTTGGGCAATTCACTACTtttttcaatcggcaaaaggACTTTTGTTGGGAGACGAACTACCATGGGAAACTTGTAGAGACG AATGGCAACTAGACAACCGTTGCTGTAACTTGCACAACTTGCATAGCTGCTTCAATTCTACAAACTCTATCACTGCACCAGaagcattttttca TTCCGAAGTTCTTTCATTATCAACATTTGGGGATTTTGCGTTGGGCCCCCTACAATCTCACTTGGTGCTATCCTTAGCTGCTGCGTGGCTTTTGGtcttttttggagtgtttaaGGGTCTTGGATCAATTGCTCAAACTATGAACGTAACTGCTACTGTGCCATATTTACTG TTGTCTATTCTATTACTGCGTGGAATTAGTCTGCCCGGAGCCAACAAGGGGCTTACATTTTTATTCACTGTCGATAGTACTAAACTTTGGAAATGGCAAATTTGGAAGTCAGCTGCTGAGCAAGTGTTCTATGAGCTAGGAATAGATGCGGGTCCACTCATTTCAATGGCGGCGTTTTCTAGGTATCGGAATAATATATACCGAGACTCGGTGCTTTTGGTAATTAT GGATGCACTGACTTCTTGCCTCTCTGGAATGGTCATCTTTTCATTTGTTGGATTCATTGCAAGCGAGTCAAACAGCAATGTAAATGATGTTTTAA AGCACGACCCTCTCTACCTGTCATTTACAGTTTACCCGGGTGTCACATCATTCATGTATTGGGGAGGTCTCTGGGCAACGttgttttttggaatgttgGTTTTAGCAGCAATTGATGCAGAATTTGCATG gcTTGAAATGATAGCATCTGCATTTATGAATCACTTCTCCATGAAAAACAAAGCAGTGGAAAACAGGCTTTTGGCATTTCTTTGCTTAGCAGGGTTTTTTCTTGGTTTACCGTTGTGTGCTCAA ggtgggatttttgtatttcatgCAATTGAAAATCTTAACGCTAACTGGAACTCGTTCTCCCTAGCGTTACTCTCAGTGGCTATTGTATGTTATGTGTACGGGATCGACAACTATTTGACGGATATTTCTGCAATGCTGCGAGTTCCAAGAATTCAGATATCAAAGGCGACAAGATTGAAA gaaaaactAATATATTTCTTCGGACCTGGTGGAATATATATAAAGTTTTCACTTTGCTTCATTTGCCCTGTTATCTTGACAGTTCTCCTTGTTGCTTCAGTTTTAGGATACCAGAGAATCTCATTTGCTGGGCGACCAATTCCGATTGACTATGAAATTGTTGCTTGGATTGTTATGATTGGACCATTACTTGTTGTACCTTTGGTTGCATTCATGCAAATACGGCAGATCCGAAACGAaggaaaacttttgaaatctcTTTTTGACACTTCCGAGTGGAGAGAAAGCCAAGACGACTCCCTTGAGCCAAAAGATCTTTATATGCGACAAAGTGGTAAATTTGAGAGCCCACCGAATAGGCGAAGAACACCAACAATTTTCACTCATCGAGAAAACACTTATATGTACATTGATTCACGTGGACCAACAGTGAGATCACGTGTCTTCCCACTTGGAGCTTCTCTAGATCCGTATGGATGGAAGGCGGGAAGACTCAGAGATCGTCAGCAACAAATTGAAGAGACCGCTTCGAATTACTCAGAGGAAGATTCAGCGACGACAAATTCGTTCATGGCGTCAACTGTGAAACACAATGATGACATGGAGTTAACCCTATTTGGTTCGCCACCTGCAATATTAGGAGATGACGAGAAAATAATGACAACCAGATTTTCGGAATCGATGCCTGTAAACTATAAATGTCGTAATGTTGAAGTGCCAAGAATACCAAACAAGCTACCACAAAATATGGAAAGGATGGCTCGTAAAACACGCAAGAAGCGAAGT agccCATCGGCATCCGATCCACCCGTCCCGACAAGTCCACTCCCTCCACCGCCCAAATTACAACACTGCCGATCTGAGCCCCCAATGATGAACAGCAAAGAGTCACACTCTCCTGAAATCATCACACCAGGTGATGATTCACCGTCAATTTCTAACTCATCTGACGACTCATCCGATGACTGCTTTCGTAGAGCTACAGTCATCCGACGGAAAACCTCCGACGACGACGCATTCACTCATTTCTCTACAGCAACCGCTGAATCAATTTCCATTACACCCTTGGACTTTCCCAGACAGCGCTCTTTGAGTTCAGTGGCAATTTATGACCAGGAGCAGAAGAATGGCAGGTCGAAAGTGTTATCACAGTTAAAGCGGCCGAAACCAATTGATATGCcgccaaaataa